Proteins from a genomic interval of Plasmodium reichenowi strain SY57 chromosome 13, whole genome shotgun sequence:
- a CDS encoding transcription factor with AP2 domain(s) codes for MQNKSEFNSTNSKEFYQDEYDNIPCHRNEYINNQHENVDYTNNNYVHEMSLINNTENLQNSNNSNLISVKNGLTQIYNNFPFTYEDVDITCKEKKNDRIKMYENENVNIYDEQNEQNEQSEQSEPNDQNEQNDQYEQNEQNEQNNPFFPGSYKKENDIIPCDNNIIPCNNESYNLHINKRSTNELLPKDQYLYNDKNYEISNKNNSNNNNNNNNYSNNLYVNKHDMMNYYMKDNNENLLNPSNFNNIYHHNEYPDNNNCSVNSFLKNNVGENNKYNNYIIHDNMFDNINNNDIINNINNVNCVNNIHSESYNKPTIYKNVMNYHNKNNYDMVTYSNNNCNIYNNNYEDIISPYNTYTDSNCNFQNFNNYNKPMHDNYSIKKLYHNNNYYYNNNINNNHYQNNYHHHNIYNNIDTAQNINIPFLNNYNENINTGLYNNVINSNMNTQYNATPLLNQMFLNYNNDEHVKNIHNENNLSSCKNIPVVQNNTFINNQESHFIEDKKLYYNNMIDSNNMGILNYKHPIYNNINIVGDKKENIEEIYDMNINISALNKEKSNMNLEKYKTDCYNSNMMGPVHMDNKMNGENIMNGDNKMNGENIMNGENIINGDNKMNGENIINGDNKMNRENIMNGDNKMNGENIMNGDNKMNRENIINGDNKMNRENIMNVDNKINHDNNYDNNNDNNYDNNNDNNNDNNYDNNYDNNNDNNYDNNYDNNYNSPWDVNFPNSLYNNNCISNKSKYTNRSNSYELSLFKDNKKNNINSNSNNNNNNNSNNNKYDDMLNKKMLYSIYLQSLLNNLNNEIYNDNEHDDDIRTSVIYKDYLKRNNINNQLILYNIKRNISNRFFNNIPNINNYFSYLNYYIESLRLLYNKLLRNRNLILILAKEIFSKNKKLDKTKKNIYTSNNEKYSYIRQLLSVLLPQPPIYPPFEIWFFMSKKCASQLHKLHLTIYMVYQKIIYNFSNILLQINNDMNIRKPNKIQKNINESNDYLNLYDHNENEKKNIKYDDKHEESYNQRLYNLKKTNLDTNQNDSNSQIQLNKPIISNTLPTTDEKMIISLNSRNNDDRIINNMDTNMLIQINKKLEYIITSINNINKIIMNKKNVQNILQGHHNINEKMYNIHPINPIQTSNLRTFESISDNIISCDDENSINIIEDEENFKNTNEKTNEKINEKINEKINEKINEKTNEKINEKTNDIDHINIDKQLSNNISTNKQIHINNNQIIAYNNFEYDSLFNKWNNIKSDIHNYIYEENPFNILDNIKYELEDVYNQMMNLKKTDNILTINDKLLHNLLKLDNSTHQMDIPNISYDNKWKGNSNNHNNNLNNNSNNNNNNNNNFTENKNVLEELLSNNNCFNRINKQFKNKDNYKEPNLMTHNDIADDISICSNEDVNDIIYNINRTDDILKRLMYLSNNYYNNMIEYDNYILHSYQHNDDILNELNNNTVTYYNNIKKKKPFYNQLLPRTKRNENVIFNNNYIVTPNNIYNNNNNNNKLADSEIVENVMWTCNQNNYQFNRSESNDNLKNIPQENNFLLPNSNMEKFGELINVDMNNIENNINMFNNMYNNVNNNVNNNVNNNINGNNINNNNINGNNINNNNINSNNINSNNINSNNINSNNINSNNINSNNINSNNINSNNINSNIYNNMYNMNYKNNGISSNNNYINNINNEQHLNPMNYNTYGYDLSNNVNHLFYNNNYMDGSYNISNNNIIQNENIKGIYPHIYKTNNVVNVETNTFDIYDNVRNKYTSMDNKDSVGEYISDREESYYDINILNDENNINKNIINNNINDMNVYDSNNIHSNNNNNFDYIKNIDNNNNNINDRVFDSRNSYECSFPLLKNGPYFYENEKKTSSNILCNQDVNLANNNFINYESNISNNYNQLISHNNNERNINLNKNFNVFNNNVLINNCTINDNNVGNNNVDNNMIDSNMIGNNLIDNNMNGNNIIDNNMNGNNIIDNNLIDNNLIDNSLMDNNPSDNNLMDNNMNDNNMYDSNIYDHINNFSINSPMIDMNSFEEDPNNYNMIHINETDINLTNGDLINNSENYYKHDNKASYLLNYQNCKNFELKNVSNVEIEQTNIIDSNNTYNQITEENETYSSHMSLEEKINKTNDMCKNDTEINDHSLAILLKKNPSEKKKIMNNHHNNNKKNNINNNNNNNNNNNNNNNNNNNNNNNNNNNNNNNNNNNNNNNNNNNNNNNKKKKEDLHEHNNKEKLQNCHNEYLDSNDYNSDNNTKKDNVLLINNIKNTNCNMDQNNDIISKNANNSSNNNDISNEKDNINKMKLKKMLEITNKLIGKKYRGICYDPTRNGWSTFVYKDGVRYKKFFSSFKYGNLLAKKKCIEWRLKNLNPSSHAYSFSLKAKEEFNEVLNDNYKDVGILYDNKKDSNNNNNNGNQDDDGNRDILYINAFLNIYNDEKVKEKCFTDENDNVKDNERNTKEIKIIKNKIPPPQKKTVQNISTNEKCNDEKEIYYEDNTNVNVTNNNNNNNSNSNMMDERQHSYNNDTINEKKNNSLNTGKRKNDRENYMNNHMNTDSFLLYNSGDNLIDKNKNCKLFSNTLENDETYSCDTQNVPDNVLKNNEYKRKKMCTVPEEKIIKDTNDFVDMMYTLVERNNTFDKNSDLKKDQMDNKKEQEDVEKDVKENEKKDVKEYEQKDVYVDVEEGLKKTTRKHLINMNNCDTYNHENNNNENYLIHNSTNNTKTKNRSCIDNIDITLNNINCGIPLIEDNHLYDKDKIMNDINTYKNMEDINCKHHNSCNFMNVDYKKDKHLTSYNDNLKNNEEDIFFNNTKNNFVLHNNSNKIKNDENYFAYKDKLLKYMNTCKYTNDEEKHIFLQFLKIKTEWVLVELNNLEEKYHHYFRNKIESFYKNYLLKVKNNKKQNENIKELEIIFENKLNTPWVCMIFPYYFISYFNYKIFCILKCTKKKRVRKNTNLIKDKILTSKLKGVNFIKYKKAWCFTYVDVDDKKKKKIFPVNDYGFVESKALSILFRKSFFFHLNKIHIFLKNILYNKNNISNTMINQGNTYNNINEYIDHYKKYEEFLVCYGKIIYFNEMKNIYICSENKQNALNYMPKEIKRQICNKMCSHKEYNMDNNMDNNMDNNIDNNIDNNIDNNMDNNIDNNMDNNIDNNIDNNIDNNIDNNIDNNIDKNLCKNLCNKIDPINLLITTRYYFLKKSKIMNFPKGLVYLSGYFLWLVAFLNNKKEEIIISFSVRKYSYDIAKAKCLECYYCLLHKYKFKPLNISGVIDIVLESDIECKNYNLLDYSSEDIMSLEYLFLYFSPSSYVLQNNTLYKKIARKNQELHKQYDKLFPGQYVHLNTYQTYEITNNDLIDNNIKCANGEMVSNIYNDKLSQDDKNKFISSRNEQNILDTMIYNKQHEYHDVNMDQINKNKEEPITNITKNISNDLSPLIYDHQNITYKKNDKKSIPLCFSDDEEAKEINDKIKKKKDINLNCMSNLHNEISKKSTNINITNHNINVQMNDSMNGHLMDEKIHMHNKNNTNKIDNNINNIHNISNIHNISNIHNINNIHNINNIHNNNNSSCSSCCFYVKHVNRESDNGNSENLFTSKTFQDTYKQTYINNDYYKNILNKNICFFFDNNIQDIYLKKYYDELFNEKSNEDENIKNEHILFKRIDKKEENIGIFILLNCQWLSDSFVNNVNQIETKYADIYSFKNYLNTCEEVYNWKYKKNFIKDCAEISKKFPRIVGVHYDSYATAWVVNCSFNKKRHDKKFSVKTFGFLQARKLAIEYRERWIQLKAFHRLNNLKKKTEKL; via the coding sequence AAATGTAcgaaaatgaaaatgtcaatatatatgacgaacaaaatgaacaaaatgaacaaaGTGAACAAAGTGAACCAAATGATcaaaatgaacaaaatgatcaatatgaacaaaatgaacaaaatgaacaaaataatcctttttttccaggttcttataaaaaagaaaatgacATAATACCatgtgataataatataataccATGTAATAACGAATCTTataatttacatataaataaaagaagtACAAATGAACTTCTTCCAAAAGATCAGTActtatataatgataaaaattatgaaataaGTAATAAGAACAACAgcaacaataataataataataataattatagtaataatttatatgtaaataagCATGATATgatgaattattatatgaaagaTAACAATGAAAACCTATTAAATCCCTCAAactttaataatatatatcatcataatgAATATCctgataataataattgtagTGTAAATTCATTTCTGAAGAATAATGTGGGggaaaataataagtataataattatattatacatgataatatgtttgataatataaataataatgacattataaataatataaataatgttaaTTGTGTAAATAACATACATTCAGAGTCATATAATAAACCAACCATTTACAAAAATGTTATgaattatcataataaaaacaattatGATATGGTAAcatatagtaataataattgtaatatatataataacaattatGAAGATATTATATCTCCATATAATACGTACACTGACTCAAATTGTAATTTTCAAAActttaataattataataagcCAATGCATGATAATTattcaataaaaaaattatatcataataataattattattataataataatattaataataatcattatcaaaataattatcatcatcataatatttataataatatagatactgcacaaaatataaatataccttttcttaataattataatgaaaatataaatacaggattatataataatgtgaTAAACAGTAATATGAACACACAATACAATGCAACCCCTTTACTGAATCAAatgtttttaaattataataatgatgaacatgtaaaaaatatacacaatgagaataatttatcaagttgtaaaaatataccCGTTGTACAAAAcaatacatttattaataatcAAGAATCTCATTTTATAGAGgacaaaaaattatattataataatatgatagATTCCAATAATATGGGcatattaaattataaacatcctatatataataatataaacattgtaggtgataaaaaagaaaatatagaggaaatatatgatatgaatattaatatatctgcattaaataaagaaaaatctAATATGAATttggaaaaatataaaacagATTGTTATAATAGCAATATGATGGGACCTGTTCATAtggataataaaatgaatggagaaaatataatgaatggtgataataaaatgaatggagaaaatataatgaatggagaaaatataataaatggtgataataaaatgaatggagaaaatataataaatggtgataataaaatgaatagagaaaatataatgaatggtgataataaaatgaatggagaaaatataatgaatggtgataataaaatgaatagagaaaatataataaatggtgataataaaatgaatagagaaaatataatgaatgttgataacaaaataaatcatgataataattatgataataataatgataataattatgataataataatgataataataatgataataattatgataataattatgataataataatgataataattatgataataattatgataataattataattctCCTTGGGATGTTAATTTTCCAAATTCgttgtataataataattgcATAAGTAATAAAAGCAAATATACAAATAGAAGTAACTCATATGAACTTAGTTTAtttaaagataataaaaaaaataacattaatagtaatagtaataataataataataataatagtaataataataaatatgatgatatgTTGAATAAGAAGATGTTATAtagtatttatttacaatCATTACTAAATAATTtgaataatgaaatatataatgataatgagCATGACGATGATATTAGAACTTCTGTAATTTATAAagattatttaaaaagaaataatataaataatcaattaatattatataatataaaaagaaatatatcGAATAGATtctttaataatatacctaatataaataattatttttcttatttgaattattatattgaaTCATTaagattattatataataagcTTTTAAGAAATCGAAATTTAATATTGATATTAgcaaaagaaatattttcaaaaaataaaaaacttgataaaacaaaaaaaaatatatatacctcgaataatgaaaaatattcatatataagACAATTATTATCAGTCCTATTACCCCAACCACCTATATATCCACCATTCGAAATATGGTTTTTTATGAGTAAGAAATGTGCATCACAATTACATAAACTTCAtttaacaatatatatggtatatcaaaaaataatatataatttttctaatatattGTTACAAATAAACAATGATATGAATATTAGGAAACCAAATAAAATCCAgaagaatataaatgaaagtaatgattatttaaatttatatgatcataatgaaaatgaaaaaaaaaatattaaatatgatgataaacATGAAGAAAGTTATAATCAAagattatataatttaaaaaaaacaaatttaGACACTAACCAAAATGATTCAAACTCACAAATACAATTAAATAAACCTATTATTAGTAATACATTACCTACAACAGATGAAAAAATGATCATTTCATTAAATTCTCGTAATAATGATGATCgtattataaataatatggataCAAATATGTTgattcaaataaataagaaacttgaatatattatcacatctattaataatattaataaaataataatgaacaaaaaaaacgtacagaatattttacaaggtcatcataatataaatgaaaaaatgtataatatacatCCTATCAATCCTATACAAACAAGTAATTTGCGGACCTTTGAAAGTATTAgtgataatataatatcatgtgatgatgaaaatagtataaatattattgaagacgaagaaaattttaaaaatacaaatgaaaaaacaaatgaaaaaataaatgaaaaaataaatgaaaaaataaatgaaaaaataaatgaaaaaacaaatgaaaaaataaatgaaaaaacaaatgatatagatcatataaatattgataaACAATTAAGTAACAATATTAGCacaaataaacaaatacatattaataacaaTCAAATTATagcatataataattttgaatATGATTCTTTGTTTAATAAAtggaataatataaaatcagatatacataattatatttatgaagaaaatccattcaatatattagataatataaaatatgaactAGAAGATGTATACAACCAAATGatgaatttaaaaaaaacgGATAACATCTTAActataaatgataaattattacataatcttttaaaattaGATAATTCAACTCATCAAATGGATATACCAAATATTtcatatgataataaatgGAAAGGAAACAGCAACAACCATAATAATAACCtcaataataatagtaataataataataataataataataattttactgaaaataagaatgtgttagaagaattattaagtaataataattgtttTAATAGAATTAATAAgcaatttaaaaataaagataattataaagaaCCAAATTTAATGACTCATAATGATATTGCAGATGATATAAGTATATGTTCGAATGAAGATGtaaatgatattatatataatataaatagaaCTGATGACATACTAAAAAGGTTAATGTATCTTTctaataattattataataatatgatagaatatgataattatatattacattcATATCAACATAATGACGATATCttaaatgaattaaataataatacgGTTACATATTACAAcaatatcaaaaaaaaaaaaccatTTTATAATCAATTATTACCaagaacaaaaagaaatgaaaatgttatatttaataataattatattgtaacaccaaataatatatataataataataataataataataagttAGCAGACTCGGAAATTGTGGAAAACGTTATGTGGACTTgtaatcaaaataattatcaaTTCAATAGAAGTGAAAGCaatgataatttaaaaaatattcctcaagaaaataattttctCTTACCTAACAGTAATATGGAAAAATTCGGTGAACTAATAAATGTAGATATGAACaatattgaaaataatataaatatgtttaataatatgtataataatgtaaataataatgtgaataataatgtgaataataatataaatggtaataatataaataataataatataaatggtaataatataaataataataatatcaatagtaataatatcaatagtaataatattaatagtaataatatcaatagtaataatatcaacagtaataatatcaatagtaataatatcaacagtaataatatcaatagtaataatatcaatagtaatatttataataatatgtataatatgaattataaaaataatggGATATCATccaataataattatataaataatataaacaatgAACAACATTTGAACCCTATgaattataatacatatgGTTATGATTTATCAAATAATGTtaatcatttattttataataataattatatggacggatcatataatatatctaataataatataattcaGAATGAGAATATTAAAGGCATTTATCctcatatttataaaacgAACAATGTGGTAAATGTTGAAACAAATActtttgatatatatgataatgtacgtaataaatatactaGTATGGATAATAAAGACTCTGTTGGAGAATATATAAGTGATAGAGAAGAAAgttattatgatataaatatattaaatgatgaaaataacataaataaaaatattattaataacaatattaatgataTGAATGTTTatgatagtaataatattcatagtaacaataataacaattttgattatattaaaaatattgataataataataataatattaatgatcGTGTATTTGATAGTAGAAATTCATATGAATGTTCTTTTCCCCTGTTAAAGAATGGaccatatttttatgaaaatgaaaaaaagacttcttcaaatatattatgtaatcAAGATGTAAATTTAgcaaataataattttataaattatgaatcgaatatatcaaataattataatcaaCTAATAtcacataataataatgaaaggaatataaatctgaataaaaattttaatgtTTTTAATAACAATGTGTTGATAAATAATTGTActataaatgataataatgtgggtaataataatgtggataataatatgattgATAGTAACATGATTGGTAATAATCttattgataataatatgaatggtaataatattattgataataatatgaatggtaataatattattgatAATAACCTTATTGATAATAACCTTATTGATAATAGCCTTATGGATAATAACCCTAGTGATAATAACCTTatggataataatatgaatgataataatatgtatgatAGTAACATATATGACCATATTAATAACTTCTCGATAAATAGTCCAATGATAGATATGAATTCCTTTGAAGAAGATCCAAACAATTATAACATGATACATATCAATGAAACAGATATAAATTTAACAAATGGGGACCTTATAAATAATAGTGAGAACTATTATAAACATGATAACAAAGCTTCATATCTATTAAATTATCAAAACTGTAAAAATtttgaattaaaaaatgtatcaAATGTAGAAATAGaacaaacaaatataatagatAGTAATAATACGTATAATCAAATAAcagaagaaaatgaaacCTATAGTTCTCATATGTCattagaagaaaaaattaataaaacaaatgaTATGTGTAAAAATGATACTGAAATAAATGACCATTCGTTAGCGattttgttaaaaaaaaatccaagtgaaaaaaaaaaaataatgaacaATCATCATAACAATAACAAAAAGAACAACATCAACaataacaacaacaacaataacaataacaacaataacaacaacaacaacaacaataacaacaacaacaacaacaacaataataacaacaacaacaacaacaataacaacaacaacaataacaacaacaacaataacaacaagaaaaaaaaggagGATTTGCatgaacataataataaagaaaaactACAGAATTGTcataatgaatatttaGATAGTAATGATTATAACTCAGATAACAATACTAAAAAAGATAACGTACttcttataaataatataaaaaatacaaattgTAATATGGAccaaaataatgatatcATTTCAAAAAATGCGAATAATAGTTCTAATAACAATGATATTTCCaatgaaaaagataatataaataaaatgaaattaaagaaaatgttagaaattacaaataaattaattggaaaaaaatatagagGTATATGTTATGACCCTACCAGAAATGGATGGTCAACTTTTGTGTATAAAGATGGAGttagatataaaaaatttttttcttcttttaaatatggaaatttactagcaaaaaaaaaatgtattgAATGGAGATTAAAAAATCTGAATCCAAGTTCACATGCCtattcattttctttaaaagCAAAGGAAGAATTTAACGAGGttttaaatgataattataaagatgtaggtatattatatgacaataaaaaagatagtaataataataataataatggtaATCAAGATGATGATGGGAATAGAGACATACTATACATAAATGCTTTcttgaatatatataatgacGAAAAGGTTAAGGAAAAATGTTTTACGgatgaaaatgataatgTTAAGGATAATGAAAGAAACacaaaagaaataaaaataattaaaaataaaatccCTCCCCcccaaaaaaaaacagtacaaaatataagtaCTAATGAGAAATGTAATGATGagaaagaaatatattatgaggataatacaaatgttaatgtaacaaataataataataataataatagtaatagtaatatgATGGATGAAAGGCAACattcttataataatgatacaataaatgaaaaaaaaaataattctcTAAATACaggaaaaagaaaaaatgacAGAGAGAATTATATGAACAACCATATGAATACTGATTCATTTTTACTTTATAATTCTGGTGATAACTTAATtgacaaaaataaaaattgtaaaTTATTTAGTAATACATTAGAAAATGATGAAACGTATTCTTGTGATACCCAAAATGTACCAGataatgtattaaaaaataatgaatataaaagaaagaaaatgtGTACAGTACcagaagaaaaaataataaaagatacTAACGATTTTGTTGATATGATGTATACCTTGGTGGAAAGAAATAATACATTTGATAAAAATTCTGATTTGAAAAAAGATCAAATggataataaaaaggaacAGGAAGATGTAGAAAAAGAtgtaaaagaaaatgaaaagaaagaTGTAAAAGAATATGAACAGAAAGATGTATATGTAGATGTAGAGGAAggattaaaaaaaacaacaagaaagcatttaataaatatgaataattgtgatacatataatcatgagaataataataatgagaATTATCTAATTCATAATAGTACTAATAAcacaaaaacaaaaaatagATCATGTATTGATAATATTGACATCACgttaaataatataaattgCGGAATTCCTTTAATAGAGGATaatcatttatatgataaagataaaattatgaatgatataaatacatacaaaAATATGGAAGATATAAATTGTAAACACCATAATAGTTGTAATTTTATGAATGTGGATTACAAAAAAGACAAACATCTTACAtcatataatgataatttaaaaaataatgaagaagatatattttttaataatactAAAAATAACTTTGttttacataataatagtaataaaataaaaaatgatgaaaattattttgCTTACAaagataaattattaaaatatatgaatacatgtaaatatactaatgatgaagaaaaacatatatttcttcagtttttaaaaataaaaacagAATGGGTATTAGTAGAATTAAATAACttagaagaaaaatatcatcattattttagaaataaaattgaatcattttataaaaactatttattaaaagtaaaaaataataaaaagcaaaatgaaaacataaaagaattagaaataatatttgaaaataaattaaatacTCCATGGGTGTGTATGATATttccttattattttatatcctattttaattataaaattttttgtattttaaaatgtacaaaaaaaaaaagagtaagaaaaaatacaaatttaataaaagataaaatacTTACTTCAAAACTTAAAGGAgtaaattttataaaatataaaaaagcATGGTGTTTTACATATGTTGATGttgatgataaaaaaaaaaaaaaaattttccCTGTAAATGATTATGGTTTTGTTGAATCCAAAGctttatctatattattcaGAAAGagtttcttttttcatttaaataaaatacatatctttttaaaaaatattctttataataaaaataatatatcaaatacTATGATAAATCAAGGAAAtacttataataatataaatgaatatattgatcattataaaaaatatgaagaatTTCTAGTATGCTATGgcaaaattatttattttaatgagatgaaaaatatatatatatgtagcGAAAATAAACAGAACGctttaaattatatgcCAAAGGAAATAAAACGTCAAATATGTAACAAAATGTGTTCTCATAAGGAAtataatatggataataatatggataataatatggataaCAATATAGATAACAATATAGATAACAATATAGATAACAATATGGATAACAATATAGATAACAATATGGATAACAATATAGATAACAATATAGATAACAATATAGATAACAATATAGATAACAATATAGATAAcaatatagataaaaatttatgtaaaaattTATGTAACAAAATTGATCCAATAAACCTATTAATTACTACTagatattattttttgaaaaaatccaaaataatgaattttCCAAAAGGATTGGTTTATTTATCTGGATATTTTTTATGGCTAGTTgcatttttaaataataagaaggaagaaataattatatcCTTTTCTGTACgtaaatattcatatgataTAGCTAAAGCGAAATGTTTAGaatgttattattgtttattacataaatataaattcaaACCGCTTAATATATCAGGTGTTATAGATATTGTATTAGAGAGTGATATTGAAtgtaaaaattataatttattagaTTATTCATCTGAAGATATTATGTCACTAGAATATCTGtttctatatttttctcCTTCTTCATATgttttacaaaataatacattatataaaaaaattgcACGTAAGAATCAAGAATTACATAAGcaatatgataaattatttcCAGGACAGTATGTACATTTGAATACTTATCAAACCTATgaaataacaaataatgatttaatagataataatataaaatgtgCAAACGGTGAAATGGTgtctaatatatataatgataaattatCTCAAGATGATAAGAATAAGTTTATATCGTCTAGAAATGAACAAAACATATTGGATActatgatatataataaacaacATGAGTACCATGATGTAAATATGGACCAAatcaataaaaataaggaGGAACctataacaaatataacaaaaaatatatcaaatgaTTTATCTCCTTTAATATATGACCAtcaaaatattacatataagaaaaatgaCAAGAAAAGTATCCCCTTATGTTTTTCAGATGATGAAGAAGCCAAAGAAATTAATGATaagataaaaaagaaaaaagatatCAATTTAAATTGTATGAGTAATTTACACAATGAAATTAGTAAAAAAAGTACcaacataaatattacaaatcataatataaatgtgcAAATGAATGATTCGATGAATGGACACTTGATGGACgaaaaaatacatatgcataataaaaataatactaacaaaattgataataatataaacaatatacataatataagcaatatacataatataagcaatatacataatataaacaatatacataatataaacaatatacataataataataatagtagttGTAGTTCTTGTTGTTTTTATGTTAAACATGTGAACAGAGAAAGTGATAATGGTAATTCAGAGAATTTGTTTACCTCCAAAACGTTTCAAGACACTTATAAGCAaacatacataaataatgattattacaaaaatatattaaataaaaatatatgctTCTTTTTcgataataatatacaagatatttatttaaaaaaatattatgatgaattgtttaatgaaaaatcaaatgaagatgaaaatataaaaaatgaacatattttattcaaaAGAATTGacaaaaaagaagaaaatattggaatttttattttattaaactGTCAATGGTTATCTGATTCTTTTGTTAATAACGTTAATCAAATAGAAACAAAATATGCCgatatttattcttttaaaaattatctCAATACATGTGAAGAAGTTTATAATtggaaatataaaaagaattttatTAAAGATTGTGCTGAAATTTCCAAAAAATTTCCAAGAATTGTTGGTGTTCATTATGATTCTTATGCAACTGCATGGGTTGTTAATTGctcatttaataaaaaaagacaTGATAAAAAGTTTTCTGTAAAAACATTTGGATTTTTACAAGCAAGGAAGCTAGCTATTGAATACAGGGAAAGGTGGATACAATTAAAGGCTTTCCATCGtctaaataatttaaaaaaaaaaacagaaaaattataa